CAAATTTAATTGACATGTTTTCTCTTTATCAAGCTAATTTTagcaaaataattagaaataaataaatctctattttctaatataaaagaattaggtatttaatatgtattttattttttttaaataatttttattaaaaatactatttgtacaataaaattatttactaaaTCAGCCactatatatttatgtataaatacatattatttaatttagttttaatatatattttgtatttaacatgtattttatatgaAGGACTAATTTggtaattaagtttttatatacACTTAATGTGGttgactttttatttatttatgacaCACCCAATTTTTTGTCACACATAAAAATTAGGTATTTaagtatattttatttgttttaggaaataaagattttgtttatttatttctgAAAAATCCCCGCTATTTATAGTACTCTTAGTCTTAGCCAAGAGTAAGATTACGAATTCTAATTCATTTTCTGAAATTCTGAGGGAGAGTACTATTATTAAGTACTAACAATGTCCATGTACCCAGCAGTAGATGAAGCAGAGACATATGCAATTCAAGGCCATAATCCTGGTGGTTATGTCATACCAGCGCCGGCAGTTCCAAACTATGGTACATCACATCCTTATGCTGCTCCATACCTCACCGGCGGCATCAGAGGACCTCTCCGGTTGCAGCGTTGGTCCACCGGTCTCTGCCGTTGTTTTGATGATCCTGCAAACTGTAAGAGCCTCGCCGCAAACCATCTGAATTCTTGACATTATTCTCaagttatatatttatattttgacattgtttttttaatttttgtaaggTGTGGTCACTTGCTTCTGCCCTTGTATTACTTTTGGACAAATAGCAGAGATAGTAAGTAAAGGAACTTCAAGTAAGACCCTTTCTTTTAGTTCA
This sequence is a window from Arachis stenosperma cultivar V10309 chromosome 10, arast.V10309.gnm1.PFL2, whole genome shotgun sequence. Protein-coding genes within it:
- the LOC130955188 gene encoding cell number regulator 10-like isoform X3 — protein: MSMYPAVDEAETYAIQGHNPGGYVIPAPAVPNYGTSHPYAAPYLTGGIRGPLRLQRWSTGLCRCFDDPANCVVTCFCPCITFGQIAEIVSKGTSTCTCEGAIYGALALIGFPCLYSCFYRSKMRAQYELPEAPCMDCLVHFCCEPCALCQEYRELKNRGIDLSIGWEANAARQGIIVPPSVSPTMTR